In a genomic window of Anaerolineales bacterium:
- a CDS encoding SdrD B-like domain-containing protein has protein sequence PGEPGPGSAAPSETPEPSATPTLGAPLVSVSVDTNCRFGPGEVYDYLGALLVGEEAPVVGKLADESFWYIENPDAPPPYCWIWGMYASVTGDKSGIPILTPPPTPTPELGSISGYTFIDGNHNGVRDASEVDDYVNGAIIHLKPGACPGGADIATTESDHPHGEYRFDGLTPGDYCVERDFLQQTLYPDRHTVTVGPGEDVMNVNFRYEP, from the coding sequence CCCGGGTGAACCCGGGCCGGGTTCCGCCGCACCCAGTGAGACGCCCGAGCCAAGCGCCACGCCCACGCTCGGAGCGCCGCTGGTGAGCGTGAGCGTGGACACCAACTGCCGCTTCGGACCGGGAGAGGTGTACGACTACCTGGGCGCGCTGCTGGTCGGCGAGGAGGCGCCTGTTGTGGGCAAACTGGCCGACGAGTCTTTTTGGTACATCGAGAACCCCGATGCGCCGCCGCCCTACTGCTGGATCTGGGGCATGTACGCCTCGGTGACCGGCGATAAGAGCGGCATCCCGATCCTCACACCGCCGCCCACACCCACGCCCGAATTGGGTTCGATCAGCGGATACACTTTCATCGACGGCAATCACAACGGCGTGCGGGACGCTTCCGAAGTGGACGATTACGTGAACGGGGCGATCATCCATCTGAAACCCGGAGCCTGCCCGGGCGGGGCGGACATCGCCACGACGGAATCAGACCACCCACATGGCGAGTACCGCTTCGACGGCCTCACGCCCGGGGATTACTGCGTGGAGCGGGATTTCCTGCAGCAGACGCTCTATCCCGACCGGCACACGGTTACCGTGGGGCCGGGAGAAGACGTGATGAACGTGAACTTCCGCTACGAACCCTAG